A DNA window from Carnobacterium funditum DSM 5970 contains the following coding sequences:
- a CDS encoding exonuclease SbcCD subunit D, with protein sequence MRILHTADWHIGKIVNEVSMLEDQEFFLNQLIEKLKILEVDVLIMAGDLYDRAFPPKEAVSLVNLVLTRLIHEVKIPVFIIAGNHDSNERVEYGASLFESSNLYIEGTVKEETRKVTVQGTNFYLLPFADHVYIRELLKDDSIKNLEDATKAQLNKIKQTMNKEETNIIIAHGFVINISDDSSETTDSERPLSIGTAEYVNVELFEDFDYVALGHLHKPQKVKHDRIRYSGSILKYSKSEAIQKKQVSLVTLEEGKVEIEPIYLKPLHDMRVIKGLFKELMNQKSDDYVFFELKDENYVMDAMNQLRRRFPNAMGLEYAAKKEEGQIYKKYDQKSLKEMPLEDLFSDFYQQFKQKELATNRKEIVESTLHEIGGRE encoded by the coding sequence GTGCGTATATTACATACAGCAGATTGGCATATTGGGAAAATTGTAAATGAAGTATCCATGTTAGAGGATCAAGAATTTTTTCTGAACCAGTTGATTGAAAAATTAAAAATTTTAGAAGTTGATGTGCTAATTATGGCAGGTGATTTATATGATCGGGCCTTTCCACCAAAAGAAGCTGTTTCGCTAGTAAACTTAGTGTTAACACGTTTGATTCATGAAGTGAAAATCCCTGTATTTATTATTGCAGGAAATCATGATAGCAATGAACGCGTTGAGTATGGTGCGAGTTTGTTCGAATCGAGTAACCTTTATATAGAAGGAACAGTTAAAGAAGAGACGAGAAAAGTAACTGTTCAAGGGACTAATTTCTATTTACTGCCATTTGCAGATCATGTTTATATTCGTGAATTATTAAAAGATGATTCAATAAAAAATTTAGAAGACGCGACTAAAGCTCAGTTAAATAAGATAAAACAAACAATGAATAAAGAGGAAACGAATATCATCATTGCTCATGGATTTGTGATTAACATCTCTGATGATAGCTCTGAAACGACCGATTCAGAACGTCCATTGAGTATTGGGACAGCAGAATACGTGAATGTCGAATTGTTTGAAGATTTTGATTATGTGGCATTAGGTCACTTACACAAACCACAAAAAGTTAAACACGATAGAATTCGTTACAGTGGATCCATTTTAAAATATTCTAAATCAGAAGCAATCCAAAAGAAACAAGTCTCGTTGGTGACGTTAGAAGAGGGTAAAGTAGAAATTGAACCGATTTATTTAAAACCGTTACATGATATGCGCGTTATTAAAGGCTTATTTAAGGAGTTAATGAATCAAAAATCTGATGATTATGTTTTTTTTGAGTTAAAGGATGAAAATTATGTGATGGATGCAATGAACCAATTGCGCAGAAGATTTCCGAATGCAATGGGCTTAGAATATGCTGCAAAAAAAGAAGAGGGTCAAATTTATAAAAAATATGATCAAAAAAGCTTGAAAGAGATGCCACTAGAAGATTTGTTTAGTGATTTTTATCAACAGTTTAAACAAAAAGAACTAGCAACTAATCGTAAAGAAATAGTCGAGAGCACGTTACATGAAATAGGGGGACGAGAATAA
- a CDS encoding DUF4153 domain-containing protein produces the protein MKLIRNLQQIFQGMIRASTRYPLTVLFLLALAILNGVTINQEKEVYTNYLFTLFVGAVLSGVAQQLYERFFHKQSQRFMLMAAASLITIGYYFIIPTANLYDLEVGIKTSVFVFALVLLYILIPTIKTRLAFNESFMAAFKAFFITSLFTVIIAMGTSSILFAIDRLLFPIDDKLTLHVLNIIFSLFAPLYYLSFTPLYEKATDKRISEEDKMVILEKLKEATSVPKVLELLISYVIIPLTVIYTAILLAYIVLNIRSSFWTDNLLEPLLVSYAVTVILVYILSSTIENQFAVLFRKVFPKVLIPIVLFQTIASVLKIGELGITQGRYYVILFGVFATIAGLIFSFLPVKKNGIAIAVLISFCILSIIPPIDAFTVSRVNQTNLLENILVDNEMLEKDKIIPNASISKEDKIRITGTSDYLVNMNYASNIEWLPDDLTSNNKFETTFGFAKEYENQDIVDNGRYVSLNYEEGLNLSIEDYDQMIRLRLYDSDSELSKDNELSFEKEGSVYILVQQQKDNNYTLILKDEQNNEQIKIEMQSIFDKLLIDDNVQKEFISVDEATIIEENQQVKLKFIVESMNVYDNQYNADLFLFIKIK, from the coding sequence ATGAAACTGATAAGAAACTTACAACAAATATTCCAAGGAATGATCCGTGCAAGTACTCGTTACCCTCTGACTGTTTTATTTCTTTTAGCATTAGCAATATTAAATGGTGTAACGATTAATCAAGAAAAAGAAGTGTATACCAACTATTTATTCACTCTTTTTGTAGGTGCAGTACTCAGCGGGGTTGCTCAACAACTGTACGAAAGATTCTTCCATAAGCAAAGTCAACGATTTATGCTTATGGCTGCAGCAAGTTTGATAACGATTGGGTATTATTTTATTATTCCGACAGCTAATTTATATGACTTAGAAGTAGGAATTAAAACAAGTGTATTCGTTTTTGCGCTAGTCTTGCTCTATATTCTAATTCCTACCATAAAAACAAGGTTGGCTTTTAATGAAAGTTTTATGGCTGCTTTTAAAGCTTTCTTTATTACTTCATTATTTACAGTGATTATTGCAATGGGTACTAGTTCCATTTTGTTTGCAATCGACCGTTTGCTCTTTCCGATTGACGATAAATTAACGTTGCATGTTTTGAATATTATTTTCTCTTTATTCGCTCCCTTATACTATTTATCTTTTACTCCTTTATATGAAAAGGCGACAGATAAGCGTATTTCTGAGGAAGATAAGATGGTTATATTAGAAAAGCTTAAAGAAGCAACGAGTGTTCCTAAAGTACTAGAACTATTAATCTCTTATGTGATTATTCCGTTAACGGTGATATATACGGCCATTCTGTTAGCCTATATAGTGCTAAATATAAGAAGTAGCTTTTGGACGGATAACTTGTTAGAACCGCTGCTTGTATCTTACGCAGTCACCGTTATACTAGTGTATATATTATCTAGTACAATTGAAAATCAGTTTGCAGTACTATTCAGAAAGGTTTTTCCGAAAGTACTCATTCCAATTGTTTTATTCCAAACGATTGCATCGGTATTGAAAATTGGAGAACTGGGAATTACACAAGGTCGGTATTATGTGATTCTTTTTGGAGTATTTGCAACAATCGCAGGATTAATTTTTAGCTTTTTGCCAGTCAAGAAAAACGGCATAGCGATTGCAGTCTTAATTTCTTTTTGTATTCTTTCTATTATCCCTCCTATCGATGCGTTTACAGTAAGTAGAGTAAACCAAACAAACTTATTAGAAAATATTCTTGTAGATAATGAAATGCTTGAAAAGGATAAGATTATTCCGAATGCTTCTATTTCTAAAGAAGATAAAATTCGAATCACTGGAACATCTGATTATTTAGTAAACATGAATTATGCTAGTAATATAGAGTGGTTACCAGATGATTTAACAAGTAATAATAAATTTGAAACGACTTTTGGATTCGCAAAAGAATATGAAAACCAAGATATTGTTGATAATGGTCGATATGTAAGTTTAAATTATGAGGAAGGGTTAAATCTGTCGATTGAAGACTATGATCAAATGATTCGACTGCGTTTGTATGACTCTGATAGTGAGCTTTCAAAGGATAATGAACTTTCTTTTGAAAAAGAAGGATCAGTATATATATTAGTTCAACAGCAAAAAGATAATAACTACACTTTAATATTGAAAGATGAACAAAATAATGAGCAAATTAAAATCGAGATGCAATCTATTTTTGATAAGCTATTAATCGATGATAATGTGCAAAAAGAATTCATATCGGTTGATGAGGCTACAATCATTGAAGAGAATCAACAAGTTAAATTGAAATTTATAGTTGAATCTATGAATGTATATGATAATCAATATAACGCAGACCTCTTCTTGTTTATTAAAATTAAATAA